From the Musa acuminata AAA Group cultivar baxijiao chromosome BXJ1-2, Cavendish_Baxijiao_AAA, whole genome shotgun sequence genome, one window contains:
- the LOC135607249 gene encoding peroxidase P7-like, giving the protein MGVNTVHIDMASDNVLSEVLIIIQVEKEVFLTSLVVFGAVAQHMATVERKATEAFSLWGRGHRSRSDQHMRRCQLRCIQSTLLNKFAGRSRPSIAAHYLSSVMASLLPGFIVFSLLAGVLHGQLSPSFYATTCPNLQTIVRSVMAQAVSQEPRMGASILRLFFHDCFVNGCDASILLDDTANFTGEKNAAPNANSVRGYEVIDAIKTRVEAACNATVSCADIVALAARDGVYLLGGPTWAVPLGRRDARTASQDAANSNLPGPFSSLATLISMFDAKGLSAQDMTALSGAHTIGMARCGLFRSRIFNDANVNASFAAERKLTCPATGGDGNLAPLDVATPNLFDSSFYRNLVAARGLLHSDQELYNGGSQDALVRNYSVNATAFASDFSSAMVKLGYLSPLTGKNGEIRLNCRKGLDMRDLTALSGAHTVGSARCSNFRPHVYNDSNIDPGFAWLRRQTCQAVGGDATMAPLDSTSPTRFDNSYFQNLMGRRGLLHSDQELFNNGPADWLVQLYSSNATAFATDFAASMVKMGNISPLTGYLGEIRLNCRRTN; this is encoded by the exons ATGGGAGTCAACACTGTTCATATAGATATGGCTTCAGATAATGTTCTATCAGAAGTACTAATAATAATCCAAGTAGAAAAGGAAGTGTTTTTGACCTCTCTGGTAGTCTTTGGAGCAGTAGCCCAACACATGGCGACAGTGGAGAGGAAGGCCACTGAAGCTTTTAGCTTGTGGGGAAGGGGGCACCGAAGCAGGTCAGATCAACACATGAG ACGGTGTCAATTGCGCTGCATACAGAGCACTCTGCTCAATAAATTTGCCGGCCGAAGTAGGCCTTCCATCGCAGCACATTACCTTTCGTCGGTCATGGCTTCTCTTCTTCCTGGCTTCATCGTATTCTCTTTGCTTGCTGGTGTCCTCCATGGTCAGCTGTCGCCATCGTTCTACGCCACCACCTGCCCTAACCTGCAGACCATCGTGCGGTCGGTGATGGCCCAGGCCGTCAGCCAAGAGCCGCGTATGGGTGCGTCCATTCTCCGCCTCTTCTTCCATGACTGCTTCGTCAAT GGCTGTGATGCGTCGATTCTGCTGGACGACACGGCGAACTTCACAGGCGAGAAGAACGCGGCGCCGAATGCGAACTCCGTCCGTGGCTACGAAGTCATCGACGCCATCAAAACCCGGGTGGAGGCGGCCTGCAACGCCACGGTCTCCTGCGCCGACATCGTCGCCCTCGCCGCTCGCGACGGCGTATACCTG CTTGGGGGTCCGACGTGGGCGGTGCCGCTGGGCCGCAGGGACGCGAGGACGGCGAGCCAGGACGCGGCCAACTCCAACCTCCCGGGCCCATTCTCCAGCCTCGCCACGCTGATCTCCATGTTCGACGCCAAGGGCCTGAGCGCGCAGGACATGACGGCGCTCTCCGGCGCGCACACCATCGGGATGGCGCGCTGCGGCCTCTTCCGCTCCCGCATCTTCAACGACGCCAACGTGAACGCCAGCTTCGCCGCCGAGAGGAAGCTGACCTGCCCGGCGACGGGCGGCGACGGCAACCTGGCCCCCCTCGACGTGGCGACCCCCAACCTGTTCGACAGCAGCTTCTACAGGAACCTGGTGGCGGCGCGGGGCCTACTTCACTCGGACCAGGAGCTCTACAACGGCGGGTCTCAGGACGCACTGGTGCGCAACTACAGCGTCAACGCCACGGCGTTCGCCAGCGACTTCTCGAGCGCGATGGTGAAGCTGGGATACCTCAGTCCTCTCACCGGGAAAAATGGCGAGATCAGGTTGAACTGCAGAAAG GGCCTCGACATGCGCGACCTGACCGCGCTCTCCGGCGCTCACACCGTCGGCAGCGCCCGCTGCAGCAACTTCCGCCCCCACGTCTACAACGACAGCAACATCGACCCGGGCTTCGCGTGGCTCCGGAGGCAGACTTGCCAGGCCGTCGGCGGCGACGCCACGATGGCCCCGCTGGATTCCACCAGCCCCACCCGGTTCGACAACAGCTACTTCCAGAACCTGATGGGCCGGAGGGGGCTGCTGCACTCCGACCAGGAGCTCTTCAACAACGGGCCAGCGGACTGGCTGGTGCAGCTCTACAGCTCCAACGCGACGGCATTTGCCACGGACTTCGCGGCATCCATGGTGAAGATGGGAAACATCAGCCCACTGACGGGATATCTCGGGGAGATCAGATTGAACTGCCGGAGGACGAACTGA
- the LOC135607244 gene encoding tetrahydroberberine oxidase-like: MIHVTYKPYHGMETSPDRRRWIVMNGERRTEMTPRSGHLLLSLLPCLSILSASSLPYPESFLLCLSSTASPSTDWSRLLYLPNSPSYFSLLNSSIQNLRFSSPETPKPLLIIAPTDASQVQALVNCCRDHGLPIRVRSGGHDYEGLSYRSEKKSNFVLVDLADLRSVSVDVEHAVAWVEAGATVGELYYRIAEHSGTLGFPAGVCPTVGVGGHLSGGGFGLLWRKYGLAADNVLDAKVIDVDGRILDRESMGEDLFWATRGGGGASFGVIVSWKVRLVPVPATVSTFTVHRTSEQGAIELMNKWQNIAHLLHDDLLLRVNIAQTEGAKRRVEAVFMSMFLGDCEGLLQHMGHSFPELGVERDECREMTWIESAVHAAGHTNREPIEILTDRGLQPKIFNKGKSDYVTEPIPVTGWEAIWGRISEEKAGSMRIDPCGGRMSEIEESRTPYPHRKGNLFIIHYLSIWKDGSVAESKQHLDWSRRMYRFMTPYVSKHPRAAYVNFRDLDLGKNDGSRSYSEAKVWGEKYFKNNFRRLAMVKGVVDPGNFFSHEQSIPPLVVETEKMSQ, encoded by the coding sequence ATGATCCATGTGACATACAAACCTTATCATGGCATGGAAACATCACCAGATCGCAGGAGATGGATTGTCATGAACGGAGAACGGAGAACGGAGATGACACCACGCTCCGGTCATCTTCTACTCTCCCTGCTTCCGTGCCTCTCAATCTTGTCAGCCTCTTCACTTCCGTATCCTGAGagcttcctcctctgcctctCTTCTACCGCTTCACCCTCCACCGACTGGTCTCGTCTCCTCTACCTCCCCAACAGCCCTTCCTACTTCTCCCTCCTCAATTCCTCCATCCAAAACCTCAGATTCTCTTCCCCTGAAACACCAAAACCCCTCCTCATCATCGCTCCGACTGATGCATCCCAAGTTCAAGCATTGGTCAACTGCTGCAGGGATCACGGCCTGCCGATCCGAGTTCGGAGCGGCGGGCACGACTACGAAGGCTTGTCGTACCGATCCGAGAAGAAGAGCAACTTTGTCTTGGTCGATCTGGCCGACCTCCGGTCGGTGAGCGTCGACGTAGAACACGCCGTGGCTTGGGTGGAAGCTGGAGCCACCGTCGGCGAACTCTACTATAGGATTGCAGAACACAGCGGGACGCTTGGGTTCCCCGCCGGCGTCTGCCCCACGGTCGGCGTCGGCGGCCACCTTAGTGGCGGCGGCTTTGGGCTCTTGTGGCGGAAGTATGGGCTCGCAGCTGATAACGTTTTGGACGCCAAGGTAATCGACGTCGATGGCAGGATCCTGGACAGGGAATCCATGGGCGAGGACCTCTTCTGGGCCACAAGAGGCGGCGGCGGAGCAAGCTTCGGTGTCATCGTCTCTTGGAAGGTCAGATTGGTCCCCGTCCCTGCCACCGTGAGCACGTTCACCGTTCACAGGACGTCGGAGCAGGGAGCAATCGAGCTGATGAACAAATGGCAGAACATTGCTCACCTGCTCCATGACGACCTGCTCCTCCGCGTTAACATAGCCCAAACCGAGGGGGCAAAGAGGAGGGTGGAGGCGGTGTTCATGTCCATGTTTCTTGGAGACTGCGAAGGGCTCCTCCAACACATGGGGCACAGCTTCCCGGAGCTGGGAGTGGAGAGGGACGAGTGCAGAGAGATGACTTGGATCGAGTCTGCAGTACATGCCGCAGGGCACACAAACAGAGAGCCGATAGAGATTCTCACGGACAGAGGATTGCAGCCGAAGATCTTCAACAAAGGCAAGTCTGACTACGTGACAGAGCCCATCCCGGTGACGGGGTGGGAAGCCATCTGGGGTAGGATCTCCGAGGAGAAAGCTGGTTCGATGCGGATTGATCCCTGTGGTGGGAGGATGAGTGAGATAGAAGAGTCACGGACGCCGTATCCTCACAGGAAGGGCAACCTCTTCATCATCCACTACCTTTCTATATGGAAAGATGGTAGTGTTGCAGAATCCAAGCAGCACTTGGATTGGAGCAGGAGGATGTACAGATTCATGACTCCATACGTCTCCAAGCATCCTCGAGCTGCGTATGTCAACTTCAGGGATCTTGACCTGGGAAAGAACGATGGTAGCAGGAGTTACTCTGAGGCGAAGGTTTGGGGTGAGAAGTACTTCAAGAACAACTTTAGGAGGTTGGCCATGGTGAAGGGCGTGGTGGATCCTGGCAACTTTTTCAGCCATGAACAGAGCATCCCACCTCTTGTCGTTGAGACTGAGAAGATGTCACAGTAG
- the LOC135613070 gene encoding uncharacterized protein LOC135613070 encodes MGCGGSSRKKAQEINKKLKKPEAWTHAQPLTEAQLKKMREEFWDTAPYYGGEKEIWDALRAAAESDLKFAQTIVDSAGIVVTSADMTTCYDERGAKYELPKFVLSEPINLIRDS; translated from the exons ATGGGGTGCGGCGGTTCCTCGCGGAAGAAAGCCCAAG AGATAAATAAGAAACTCAAAAAGCCAGAGGCCTGGACGCATGCACAGCCATTGACAGAAGCACAGCTTAAAAAAATGCGTGAAGAGTTTTGGGACACTGCCCCTTATTACGGCGGTGAAAAAG AGATTTGGGATGCCCTTCGAGCTGCAGCAGAAAGTGATCTAAAATTTGCACAAACAATAGTTGACAGTGCAGGAATTGTTGTTACGAGTGCTGACATGACAACCTGTTATGATGAGAGAG GTGCAAAATATGAACTTCCCAAGTTTGTTCTGAGCGAGCCAATCAATCTTATTCGAGATAGTTGA
- the LOC135607255 gene encoding large ribosomal subunit protein uL5z-like, whose product MGSKKKLSNRMRDIKVQNLVRNVSVAESRDRFTRAAKVLEQLSGQTPVFSKASYTVRSFGIKRNEKIACYVTVRGDKAMQLLLSRLKVKEYELLGRNLSNIGCFFFGIQEHIDLGIKSDPSTGIYGMDFYVVLERAGYRVSHRHLCSITKEDAMKWFQVKYEGVILNKAQAVTGPWSLV is encoded by the exons atg GGTTCCAAGAAGAAGCTGTCGAACCGGATGCGGGATATCAAGGTCCAGAACCTCGTCCGCAACGTCTCTGTGGCAGAGAGTCGCGATCGCTTCACTAGAGCCGCTAAG GTTCTAGAGCAGTTGAGCGGGCAGACACCAGTTTTCTCAAAGG CGAGTTACACTGTCCGGTCGTTTGGTATCAAGCGTAATGAGAAGATTGCATGCTATGTTACAGTCAGAGGTGACAAGGCCATGCAACTTCTGTTGAGCAGACTGAAAGTGAAAGAATATGAGCTGTTGGGGAGAAACTTAAGCAATATTGGTTGCTTTTTTTTTGGTATACAAGAACACATTGATCTTGGGATTAA ATCTGATCCTTCAACTGGTATCTATGGCATGGATTTCTATGTCGTCTTGGAGCGAGCTGGCTATCGTGTGAGCCATCGACACCTATGCAGCATCACAAAGGAGGACGCAATGAAGTGGTTCCAAGTGAAATATGAGGGTGTCATCCTCAACAAGGCTCAGGCAGTCACAGGTCCTTGGAGTTTGGTATGA
- the LOC135607235 gene encoding U-box domain-containing protein 17-like, protein MTSPLAFLYVRRRRSPLAGAFFAPGDLSGAALLHALAALLHVLSADVACWPARSQRRNCRSLARVLGILAILFDSLKESFAPSPSSPLPPRFPPSAVLCLRELYIFVYRAKLLLEYCSQSSRLWLLIRSPQISGYFHDLSQELATLLEVLPVDDLRLAADVREQIELLRRQCRRSKLCLDPNEEDLRQKIQSFLGQFETRKAPDPVELRNTFFDRLGIRDARACRKEIEFLEEHIFNQEEDVDTSVISGVIALTRYCRFLLFGFQEMEVERPFSDQGKISRKRLVSQGSSVSQGSGDFSLTIPKDFCCPISLDLMKDPVVVSTGQTYDRASITQWIEEGHRTCPNSGQTLSNNRLIPNRALRSLISQWCAAYGIPHETPDGADASAESIVAACTSKAATEANRATARILVQQLSVGSQELKAVAARELRLLAKTGRENRSFIAEAGAIPLLCRLFRSTNLMAQQNAVTAMLNISIHDDNKSRIVEEEGCLRLIVHVLRHGLTGEARENAAATLFSLSAVHDFKKTIVDEEGAVVGLVNLLMQGSQRGKKDAVMALFNLSTHLDTWSRMLELGAVSALLEALKDESVAEEALGALALLMRQPVVAQAVGSEDAAIASLLEMMRRGTPKRKENAVAALHEMCQRGGLPVTQKVAKTPMLGGLIQTILFTGTKRARRKAALLARMCQRCDSPAAMVYGNEWSPSRALARSSSSRGTSFRSGDVSVSMSRAVRVPVL, encoded by the coding sequence ATGACCTCCCCGCTCGCGTTCCTCTACGTCCGGCGCCGGCGGTCGCCCCTCGCCGGAGCGTTCTTCGCCCCCGGGGACCTGTCCGGCGCCGCCCTCCTCCACGCCCTCGCCGCCCTCCTCCACGTGCTCTCCGCCGATGTCGCCTGCTGGCCTGCCCGGTCCCAGCGCCGTAACTGCCGGTCCCTCGCCCGCGTGCTCGGGATCCTCGCCATCCTCTTCGATTCCCTTAAGGAATCCTTCGCCCCCTCGCCCTCCTCCCCCCTCCCGCCGCGGTTCCCCCCCTCGGCCGTGCTGTGCCTCCGGGAGCTCTACATCTTTGTCTACAGAGCCAAGCTCCTCCTGGAGTACTGCTCCCAGTCGAGCCGGCTCTGGCTTCTGATACGGAGCCCCCAGATCTCGGGCTACTTCCACGACCTCTCCCAGGAGCTGGCCACGCTGCTCGAAGTCCTCCCCGTTGACGACCTCCGCCTCGCCGCCGACGTCCGCGAGCAGATCGAGCTCCTCCGGCGGCAGTGCCGGCGATCCAAGCTCTGCCTCGACCCCAACGAGGAGGATCTCCGACAAAAGATCCAATCTTTCTTGGGTCAGTTCGAGACCAGGAAGGCACCGGATCCTGTGGAGCTTCGGAACACTTTCTTCGACCGGCTGGGAATCCGTGACGCCAGGGCTTGCCGGAAGGAGATCGAATTCCTGGAAGAACATATCTTTAATCAGGAAGAAGACGTCGATACGTCCGTCATCAGCGGGGTAATTGCGCTCACGCGGTATTGCAGATTCTTGCTGTTTGGATTCCAAGAAATGGAGGTCGAGAGGCCCTTCAGCGACCAGGGTAAGATATCGAGGAAGCGATTGGTGAGTCAGGGGAGCAGTGTGAGCCAGGGGAGCGGCGATTTCTCGCTGACGATCCCCAAGGACTTCTGCTGCCCGATCTCGCTCGATCTGATGAAAGACCCGGTGGTCGTCTCTACTGGCCAGACGTACGATCGTGCTTCCATCACTCAGTGGATCGAAGAAGGGCATCGCACTTGCCCTAACTCAGGCCAAACTCTTTCGAACAATCGCCTTATCCCGAACAGAGCTCTTAGAAGCTTGATCTCCCAGTGGTGTGCCGCTTACGGAATCCCACACGAAACCCCCGATGGCGCTGATGCTTCAGCTGAGAGCATCGTGGCAGCATGCACTAGCAAGGCGGCAACTGAAGCAAACAGAGCCACCGCAAGAATCTTAGTGCAGCAGCTGTCGGTCGGTTCGCAGGAATTGAAGGCCGTCGCTGCCCGCGAGCTCCGGCTGCTGGCGAAGACCGGGAGGGAGAACAGGTCTTTCATTGCGGAGGCAGGGGCCATCCCCCTTCTCTGCCGCCTCTTCCGGTCGACGAACCTGATGGCCCAACAGAACGCGGTGACCGCGATGCTAAACATATCCATTCACGACGACAACAAGAGCCGGATCGTGGAGGAGGAAGGATGCCTGAGATTGATCGTTCACGTTCTGAGGCATGGGTTGACCGGCGAGGCAAGGGAGAACGCGGCGGCCACATTGTTCAGCCTGTCTGCCGTGCACGACTTCAAGAAAACGATCGTGGACGAGGAGGGTGCTGTGGTCGGACTGGTCAATTTGCTGATGCAGGGAAGCCAAAGAGGGAAGAAGGATGCAGTGATGGCGCTGTTCAATCTTTCGACTCACTTGGACACCTGGTCTCGGATGCTGGAATTGGGGGCGGTGTCGGCGCTGCTCGAAGCACTGAAAGACGAGAGCGTCGCCGAAGAGGCCTTAGGAGCTTTGGCATTGCTCATGAGGCAGCCCGTGGTGGCACAGGCAGTCGGGAGTGAGGACGCTGCGATCGCCAGCCTGTTGGAGATGATGAGGAGGGGAACcccaaagaggaaggagaacgcgGTGGCAGCGCTGCATGAGATGTGCCAGCGTGGTGGTCTGCCTGTGACGCAGAAGGTGGCCAAGACGCCGATGTTGGGCGGGTTGATCCAGACCATCCTGTTCACGGGGACGAAAAGGGCCAGAAGAAAGGCGGCGTTGCTTGCTAGGATGTGCCAGAGGTGTGACTCGCCGGCGGCCATGGTATATGGGAATGAATGGAGTCCGAGCCGCGCGTTGGCGAGAAGCAGCTCCTCGAGAGGTACGAGCTTCCGAAGCGGGGATGTGTCGGTTTCCATGTCCAGGGCTGTTCGAGTACCTGTGCTATAG
- the LOC135607260 gene encoding protein BZR1 homolog 2-like codes for MTSRSRMPTWRERENNRRRERRRRAIAAKIYAGLRMYGNYRLPKHCDNNEVLKALCDEAGWIVEPDGTTYRKGCKPPADHMDVVGGSTSPSPYSSNQPSPCASYNPSPASSSYASPASSSYIATANNSINGADANSLIPWLKNLSSASSSGPSKILHQHPFYMHGGSISAPVTPPLSSPTASTPQIKSDWDDPNSRLPLVNTSYTFLPNSTPPSPGRQIIPDPAWIAGLQIDTGPPSSPTFSLVSSNPQGFSGGGSSRMWTPGQSGTSSPVMPGMPCCVDIQMSDGISDEFAFGSSSNGGHLQAVLVKPWEGERIHEECGSDDLELTLGSSRTRADA; via the exons ATGACGTCCCGGTCGAGGATGCCGACgtggagggagagggagaacAACCGCCGGagggagcggcggcggcgggcgATCGCGGCCAAGATCTACGCGGGCCTGCGGATGTACGGCAACTACCGGCTTCCGAAGCATTGCGACAACAATGAGGTCCTCAAGGCCCTCTGCGACGAGGCCGGATGGATCGTCGAGCCCGACGGCACCACCTACCGCAAG GGGTGTAAGCCTCCAGCAGACCATATGGATGTAGTCGGAGGTTCTACTTCACCTAGCCCATACTCCTCCAACCAGCCAAGCCCATGTGCATCTTACAACCCCAGCCCTGCCTCATCATCCTATGCAAGCCCTGCATCTTCGTCCTACATTGCAACTGCTAACAATTCTATCAATGGTGCTGATGCAAACTCCCTCATCCCTTGGTTAAAGAATCTTTCATCAGCTTCCTCCAGTGGTCCATCCAAGATTCTACACCAACATCCTTTCTACATGCATGGTGGTTCCATCAGTGCTCCTGTAACCCCTCCCCTGAGTTCCCCAACTGCTAGTACACCACAAATCAAGTCTGACTGGGATGATCCAAATTCACGACTGCCATTGGTCAATACCAGCTACACGTTCCTGCCAAATTCGACGCCACCAAGTCCTGGCCGGCAAATCATTCCGGATCCTGCTTGGATTGCAGGATTGCAGATTGACACAGGGCCTCCTTCATCACCCACCTTCAGCCTTGTTTCATCAAACCCACAAGGTTTTTCAGGTGGGGGGTCTTCAAGAATGTGGACACCAGGACAGAGTGGGACCAGCTCCCCTGTCATGCCTGGTATGCCATGCTGTGTTGATATTCAGATGTCCGATGGCATTTCTGATGAGTTTGCATTCGGGAGCAGCAGTAATGGTGGTCACCTACAAGCAGTATTGGTGAAACCTTGGGAGGGGGAGAGAATCCATGAAGAATGTGGATCAGATGACCTGGAGCTTACACTTGGGAGCTCAAGGACCAGAGCTGATGCCTGA